The DNA segment GTTTATCAAAGGTGAAGTTTGGATCAGGTTCTCTACCTACTAAGAAGGAACCATCTTTTTGTGTTAATTGAGCAAAATTGATAGCATAATTTTCCCTTCCTTGGTTAAATACATATACAGATGCTTCTGGTCCCATAAACCCTATATCTGCTTGACCACTTAGTAGTGCAGTCATAGATTTATCGGCACCTTTACCATTGGTTAATTCTACATTTATACCTTCTTCTTCAAAGAATCCTTGAGTTATAGCTACATATTGAGGGGCATAGAATACAGAGTGGGTTACCTCAACTAATCTTATATTTGTCAATTTGTCATTTTCACATCCTGTAAAGAATATGCCCACAATAAGTAATATAGCTAAGACTATAGAAATAAGTTTTGTTTTATACATTGAAATCCCTCCGTAAAGTAGTTTTATAGTATTATATTCACGTCAAATAAAAGGGTTACTGATGATAAAATATAACTATTTTGTTATAATAATAATATATGTGAAAATTACATAGAATTGGCCTGAAAGGAGACCATATATCATAAATGAACATACCAAATACATTGACTATAATTAGATTCTTCCTTATACCTGTATTTTTATATGTATTTTATTCCAATATAGAGAACAATGTACTTTATGGCACATATATTTTTCTGTTGGCTGGAGTAACTGATATTTTAGATGGATATATAGCCAGAAAATATGATTTGATTACTAAATGGGGAATAATTCTAGATCCTTTGGCAGATAAACTTATGTTACTGGTAGTGTTGATAGGATTTACTAGTAAGGGATATTTACCTATTTTTGTAATATTAATTGTAGGAATAAAGGAGATATTAATGATAGCAGGAGGTATATTTTTATATTACTTTATGGACAAGACAGTAATACCTGCAAATAAGTTTGGGAAGATAGCCACTGTTAGTTTTTATGTAGCCATATTTTCTGTGGCACTTAAGATTAGTGATACAGTTAGTTTTATATCTGTAGGTATTGCTATTACGTTGACATTGATAGCATTTATTAATTATTTTATGGGATTTGAATCTATAAAAAACAATAGGGTTAAATAAGTTGACAAAGATAGCAAATAATATGTATAATGATAAATAATTAAATAATCCTATATGCTGAGAAAGAGAGGAGTAAATAAAATATCTTTAAGAGAGCAGGAGTCCATGGGCTGAGAGACCCTGTAGATAAATTTTATTGAAG comes from the Clostridiisalibacter paucivorans DSM 22131 genome and includes:
- a CDS encoding ABC transporter substrate-binding protein → MYKTKLISIVLAILLIVGIFFTGCENDKLTNIRLVEVTHSVFYAPQYVAITQGFFEEEGINVELTNGKGADKSMTALLSGQADIGFMGPEASVYVFNQGRENYAINFAQLTQKDGSFLVGREPDPNFTFDKLKGKTIIGGRKGGMPEMTLEYVLKKNGLIPGKDLTVRTDIQFAVMAGAFTGGEGDYVTLFEPVASSLEREGKAHILASIGKEGGYLPYTCYSATKKFMDENPEAIQGFTNAIYKAMNCYS
- the pgsA gene encoding CDP-diacylglycerol--glycerol-3-phosphate 3-phosphatidyltransferase, which codes for MNIPNTLTIIRFFLIPVFLYVFYSNIENNVLYGTYIFLLAGVTDILDGYIARKYDLITKWGIILDPLADKLMLLVVLIGFTSKGYLPIFVILIVGIKEILMIAGGIFLYYFMDKTVIPANKFGKIATVSFYVAIFSVALKISDTVSFISVGIAITLTLIAFINYFMGFESIKNNRVK